One part of the Vicia villosa cultivar HV-30 ecotype Madison, WI linkage group LG6, Vvil1.0, whole genome shotgun sequence genome encodes these proteins:
- the LOC131610727 gene encoding exosome complex component RRP41 homolog, translating to MEYVSPEGLRLDGRRPMEMRQIRAEIGAVSKADGSAIFEMGNTKVIAAVYGPREVQNRSQQLSDQALVRCEYSMANFSTGDRMRKPKGDRRSIEISLVIRQTMEECILTHLMPRSQIDIYVQVLQADGGTRSACINAATLALADAGIPMRDLVTSCSAGYLNSTPLLDLNYVEDSAGGPDVTVGILPKLDKVTLLQMDSKLPIDILENVMQLATEGCKAIANYIREILLENTKELEYRRGS from the exons ATGGAGTATGTCAGCCCAGAAGGACTTCGCTTGGATGGTCGCCGACCCATGGAA ATGCGACAAATTCGAGCAGAGATTGGTGCAGTATCCAAAGCTGACGG CTCGGCCATTTTCGAGATGGGTAATACCAAAGTGATTGCTGCTGTTTATGGCCCTAGAGAG GTTCAAAATAGGAGCCAGCAACTGAGTGATCAGGCTCtg GTTAGATGTGAATACAGCATGGCTAATTTTAGCACTGGTGATCGCATGAGGAAACCAAAGGGTGACAG GAGATCAATTGAAATTTCTTTGGTTATTCGACAAACCATGGAAGAATGCATATTGACACATTTAATGCCCCGTTCCCAG ATAGATATTTATGTCCAAGTTCTCCAAGCTGATGGAG GAACTAGGTCTGCTTGTATAAATGCTGCAACTTTGGCCCTAGCTGATGCTGGGATCCCCATGCGTGATCTTGTAACTTCCTGTAGTGCCGGATACCTCAATAGCACTCCTCTACTCG ATTTGAACTATGTAGAAGACAGTGCTGGAGGTCCTGATGTAACTGTAGGAATTCTGCCGAAGTTGGATAAAGTGACGCTTCTTCAG ATGGATTCTAAACTGCCAATTGACATTTTGGAAAATGTTATGCAACTTGCTACAGAAGGCTGCAAAGCAATTGCAAACTACATTCGAGAA ATTTTGCTGGAGAACACAAAGGAACTCGAGTATCGACGTGGTTCATAG
- the LOC131615096 gene encoding uncharacterized protein LOC131615096 codes for MIIVWGEVAGYTESMSHASAFIPLRRNQVSDPYRNYLDYMDVEDTCCDCYANHREKVIWDDVALYSGWLACSSTITVRYLPERVMRQLGHCQTIPHHPHVCAHIRMTRRQIDEAFTDFEHHMVPDKAQETKEEVDLGVYMGWVGLG; via the coding sequence ATGATCATTGTCTGGGGAGAGGTGGCTGGCTACACTGAGTCCATGTCGCATGCTAGTGCCTTCATCCCCCTTAGAAGGAACCAAGTGTCGGATCCCTACAGAAACTATCTAGACTACATGGATGTCGAGGACACCTGCTGTGACTGTTACGCTAATCACCGTGAGAAAGTTATATGGGATGATGTTGCattatattctggatggttggcatgcAGTTCGACCATCACTGTTCGCTATCTTCCGGAGCGCGTCATGCGACAGCTCGGGCACTGTCAGACAATCCCTCACCACCCTCATGTCTGTGCTCATATCAGGATGACCCGTCGGCAGATAGATGAGGCCTTTACAGACTTTGAGCATCACATGGTTCCAGACAAGGCTCAGGAGACCAAGGAAGAGGTAGACTTAGGGGTGTACATGGGCTGGGTTGGATTGGGTTGA
- the LOC131612917 gene encoding NDR1/HIN1-like protein 13 → MEQQSPEQQPIILQKPPGYRDPTTPQKHHPPRKTPPLPPSFRPKPKKRHYCRMCCCTFCILLLILIFIFIFLVALFFLLYQPSLPQFHLGSFRVSNFKIKPNADGGSLDADTITMVDIKNRNPKIAWHFDQSSVQIWADNGDLNLGSTKVAGFDVKVRDTSKLKVQTKVKDEVLDERQKRRLKSVFESKALIPNVEVKTRIGFNIQGWKSMTIGVTVVCGGATIRQIQNGDSPHCSFTILKWIKMQ, encoded by the exons ATGGAACAACAATCACCAGAACAACAACCAATAATACTACAAAAACCACCCGGTTACAGAGACCCAACCACCCCACAAAAACACCATCCTCCGCGTAAAACGCCTCCTCTCCCACCTTCTTTCCGACCAAAACCCAAGAAACGTCATTATTGTCGCATGTGTTGTTGCACATTCTGcatcctcctcctcatccttatcttcatcttcatcttcctcgtTGCACTTTTCTTCCTCCTCTACCAACCTTCTCTCCCGCAGTTTCACCTCGGTTCCTTCCGTGTTTCAAATTTCAAGATAAAACCAAACGCGGATGGTGGAAGCCTCGACGCAGATACAATAACAATGGTGGATATAAAGAACCGCAACCCAAAAATTGCATGGCATTTTGATCAAAGTAGTGTCCAAATATGGGCGGATAATGGTGACTTAAATTTAGGTTCTACGAAGGTGGCGGGGTTTGACGTGAAAGTGAGGGATACATCAAAATTGAAAGTACAAACAAAGGTTAAAGACGAGGTTTTGGATGAGAGACAAAAGAGAAGATTGAAAAGTGTGTTTGAAAGTAAAGCTCTGATACCTAATGTGGAGGTTAAAACAAGAATAGGATTTAATATTCAAGGTTGGAAATCTATGACGATTGGAGTTACTGTTGTTTGCGGTGGGGCTACTATAAGACAAATTCAAAATGGTGATTCACCTCATTGTTCCTTCACTATTCTCAAATG GATCAAAATGCAATGA